A portion of the Achromobacter sp. MFA1 R4 genome contains these proteins:
- a CDS encoding PaaI family thioesterase, whose amino-acid sequence MYSNRQACWLTQYEAARERLLAGGGKPAIASAEQIGGMTGLQILHAMMAGELPYPPMNDTMNMTLVEADSGWVVFMGIPEPRHCNPFGTVHGGWFSTLLDSALGCSIQSALPEGRTYTTVELSVNIVRPATPSSGPLRAAATLIHSGRQIATAQARVEDENGKLYAHATTTCMVFDRRA is encoded by the coding sequence ATGTACAGCAATCGACAGGCCTGCTGGTTGACGCAATACGAGGCAGCGCGCGAGCGGCTCCTTGCCGGCGGGGGCAAGCCCGCCATCGCCAGCGCGGAACAGATCGGCGGCATGACGGGGCTGCAGATCCTGCACGCCATGATGGCGGGCGAGCTGCCCTACCCGCCGATGAACGACACCATGAACATGACGCTGGTGGAGGCGGATTCGGGCTGGGTCGTGTTCATGGGGATCCCCGAGCCGCGCCACTGCAACCCGTTCGGCACGGTCCATGGCGGCTGGTTCTCCACGCTGCTCGATTCGGCGCTGGGGTGTTCGATCCAGAGCGCGCTGCCGGAAGGCCGCACTTACACGACCGTCGAACTGAGCGTCAACATCGTGCGGCCGGCAACGCCGTCCAGCGGCCCGCTGCGCGCCGCGGCCACGCTGATACACAGCGGCAGGCAGATCGCCACGGCGCAGGCACGGGTGGAGGACGAAAACGGCAAGCTGTACGCCCACGCCACCACGACGTGCATGGTGTTCGACCGGCGCGCGTAG
- a CDS encoding TonB-dependent siderophore receptor: MAIVRTHACLGTSLVLAAFNAAAQTAPATLAPITVMGGAETALTTEASTGSDLGLTPMQTPASVDIISRDQITARGDASVIEAITRAPGFSAMPHPGNGNSALSVRGFTDSTSVMRLYDGLRQYGGVGLTFPFDTWSVERIEVLRGPASVIYGDGAIGGVVNVIPKRPTRGPIQNEIQATIGTQDTARLGLGSGGALSDTLSYRLDVSGNYTDGWVDNGQSGDATFSGALRWDATPDLNMTLSYAYGYQRPMRYFGTPMINGEQDEALRKQNYNVDDSFMRFRDQWTQLDTVWTPNDATTVRTRLYHVQSDRDWRNAERYVYNPATRLIDRSDNTQITHDQTQTGLTTSAVFKGRLAGLDNTVSVGFDVNHATFKHTNNTYTGSSGPVDPYDPDHGKYQSDVPFIPRYQNKADQFALFMEDRLALTSKWSIIGGLRYDHAKVTRDDLITDQRALSQTYSDVGWRIGTVYDITPDLAVYAQYAEAADPVSGLLMISPANAEFDMSRGKQIEVGLKQNFLDNRGEWTLAAYQIRKTNLLSRDADDPSLRVQVGEQSSRGLEASLSLAFAPGWTIEANATMLRAKYDDFSESVGGAAVSRAGNVPPNVPQRLANLWLTWNFQPGWTAMGGLRYVGKRYADSANTLELPSYTTTDLALRWDVNKDTAITARGFNVFDRAYYTTAYYTNTQWLYGPSRRFELTLNHRF, encoded by the coding sequence TTGGCCATCGTTCGTACGCACGCGTGCCTGGGCACGTCCCTAGTCCTGGCCGCATTCAATGCCGCCGCGCAAACCGCTCCCGCAACACTCGCCCCCATCACCGTGATGGGCGGCGCCGAAACGGCGCTGACCACCGAAGCATCCACCGGCTCCGACCTGGGGCTCACGCCCATGCAGACGCCCGCCAGCGTCGACATCATTTCGCGGGACCAGATCACGGCGCGCGGCGACGCCAGCGTGATCGAAGCCATCACCCGCGCCCCCGGCTTCTCGGCCATGCCCCATCCGGGCAACGGCAACAGCGCCCTGTCGGTGCGCGGCTTCACGGACAGCACCTCGGTCATGCGGCTGTACGACGGGCTGCGCCAATATGGCGGCGTCGGCCTGACGTTTCCGTTCGACACGTGGTCGGTGGAGCGCATCGAGGTCCTGCGCGGACCGGCGTCGGTAATCTATGGCGACGGCGCCATCGGCGGCGTCGTCAACGTGATCCCCAAGCGGCCGACGCGCGGCCCCATCCAGAACGAAATCCAGGCCACGATAGGCACGCAGGACACGGCCCGGCTCGGACTGGGCAGCGGCGGCGCGCTCAGCGATACGCTGTCGTACCGCCTGGACGTGAGCGGCAATTACACGGACGGCTGGGTGGACAACGGTCAATCGGGCGACGCCACGTTCTCGGGCGCGCTGCGCTGGGACGCGACGCCGGATCTGAACATGACGCTGAGCTACGCGTATGGCTATCAGCGCCCGATGCGGTATTTCGGCACGCCGATGATCAACGGCGAGCAGGACGAGGCGCTGCGCAAGCAGAACTACAACGTCGACGATAGCTTCATGCGGTTCCGGGATCAGTGGACGCAACTGGACACGGTCTGGACGCCGAACGACGCCACCACGGTGCGCACCCGCCTCTACCACGTGCAGAGCGACCGCGACTGGCGCAATGCCGAGCGCTACGTCTACAACCCCGCAACCCGCCTGATCGACCGGTCCGACAACACCCAGATCACGCATGACCAGACGCAGACCGGCCTGACCACCAGCGCCGTGTTCAAGGGCAGGCTGGCCGGCCTGGACAACACGGTGTCGGTGGGCTTTGACGTGAACCACGCCACCTTCAAGCACACCAACAACACCTACACCGGCAGCTCCGGCCCCGTGGACCCCTATGACCCGGATCACGGCAAATACCAGAGCGACGTCCCGTTCATCCCGCGCTACCAGAACAAGGCGGACCAGTTCGCCCTCTTTATGGAGGATCGCCTGGCGTTGACCAGCAAGTGGTCCATCATCGGCGGCTTGCGGTACGACCATGCGAAGGTCACGCGCGATGACCTGATCACCGATCAACGCGCGCTGTCCCAGACCTATTCGGACGTCGGCTGGCGCATCGGCACGGTGTACGACATTACGCCGGATCTTGCCGTGTACGCGCAATACGCCGAGGCCGCCGATCCGGTCAGCGGCCTGCTGATGATCAGCCCGGCCAATGCCGAGTTCGACATGTCGCGGGGCAAGCAGATCGAGGTCGGCCTCAAGCAGAATTTCCTGGACAACCGGGGCGAATGGACGCTCGCGGCCTATCAGATCCGCAAGACCAATCTGCTGTCGCGCGACGCTGACGACCCCAGCCTGCGCGTGCAGGTGGGCGAGCAATCGTCGCGGGGCCTGGAAGCGTCGCTGTCGCTGGCGTTCGCGCCCGGCTGGACGATCGAGGCCAATGCCACCATGCTGCGGGCCAAGTACGACGACTTCTCCGAATCGGTCGGCGGCGCCGCCGTGTCGCGCGCGGGCAATGTCCCGCCCAATGTCCCGCAGCGCCTGGCCAACCTGTGGCTGACCTGGAATTTCCAGCCGGGCTGGACCGCCATGGGCGGCCTGCGCTACGTGGGCAAGCGGTACGCCGACAGCGCCAATACGCTGGAACTGCCGTCCTACACGACGACCGATCTGGCGCTGCGCTGGGACGTGAACAAGGACACCGCCATCACGGCCCGGGGCTTTAACGTCTTCGACCGCGCCTACTACACGACCGCCTACTACACCAACACGCAGTGGCTGTACGGGCCCAGCCGCCGCTTCGAGCTGACCCTGAACCATCGCTTCTGA
- a CDS encoding DUF2946 family protein has translation MRTDRDSAIKPRGLPWRLLVCLAMAAFVLRAVIPDGFMAGRSTTSLMLTLCDAGGALNVTFDLPAQPDSKHAASDACVFGALAAHAILPETGLAPVLSAQAAYAAPASAVHRAAPPLPALGPPLGPRAPPSLSS, from the coding sequence ATGCGTACCGACCGGGACTCTGCGATCAAGCCCCGCGGCCTGCCCTGGCGTTTGCTCGTCTGTCTGGCAATGGCCGCGTTCGTGCTGCGCGCTGTCATCCCGGACGGCTTCATGGCGGGGCGCTCGACGACCTCGCTGATGCTGACGCTGTGCGACGCGGGCGGCGCGCTCAATGTGACGTTCGATCTGCCTGCGCAGCCCGATTCCAAGCATGCCGCAAGCGATGCCTGCGTGTTCGGCGCCCTCGCCGCGCATGCGATATTGCCCGAGACCGGTCTGGCGCCCGTGCTGTCGGCCCAGGCCGCCTACGCAGCGCCTGCATCCGCCGTCCATCGCGCCGCGCCGCCGCTTCCCGCGCTGGGCCCGCCCCTCGGGCCACGCGCCCCGCCTTCCCTGTCTTCCTGA